A genomic segment from Anas acuta chromosome 29, bAnaAcu1.1, whole genome shotgun sequence encodes:
- the LOC137845939 gene encoding keratin, type II cytoskeletal 5-like: MSRQCVARNQCKTGFSAASAFIPNACSTSFISRSTSQGGSCGTAAGYGRFGGGFGSRSLYNVGGCNRISVAGRGGGFYGPAGFGAGTGMSYGFGGASGGAFGFGGGMGGPGFPAVPTGGIHEVSVNQSLLKPLKLEIDPNIQNIRKGEKEQIQTLNNKFASFIDKVRFLEQQNKVLETKWAILQEQGNKTVRNNIEPLFETYIGNLRRQLNSLLADRENLGGELNKVQSLAEDFKNKYEEEINKRTSVENEFVILKKEVDGAYMNKTELQARLDSLVEEINFLRALYEAELSQMQTQISDTSVILTMDNNRSLNMDSIIAEVKAQYEDIANRSREEAESWYQSRYEELQATAGRHGDDLRNTKQEISELNRHVQRLRSEIDSVKKQCASLQTAIADAEQRGEMAVKDARAKLAELEDALQKAKADLARQLREYQELMNVKLALDIEIATYRKLLEGEECRLSGEGAGAVNISVTRTSVGSGYGSGNSHSFGGSSGIGGGVCAGGMGFGSFGSGGQGMAGSCVVGGSSSSMKYVSSTSSSKRCY, encoded by the exons ATGTCTCGCCAGTGTGTTGCAAGGAACCAGTGCAAAACTGGGTTCAGTGCCGCTTCTGCCTTCATCCCAAACGCCTGCAGCACCAGCTTCATCTCACGGTCAACTTCCCAAGGTGGAAGCTGCGGCACCGCTGCTGGGTATGGAAGATTTGGTGGAGGTTTTGGAAGCAGGAGCCTCTACAATGTCGGTGGATGCAATAGGATCTCCGTAGCTGGAAGGGGTGGTGGCTTCTATGGACCTGCAGGTTTTGGTGCTGGAACTGGAATGTCCTATGGTTTTGGTGGCGCATCTGGTGGTGCCTTTGGGTTTGGTGGTGGCATGGGTGGCCCTGGATTCCCTGCTGTTCCGACTGGGGGCATCCACGAAGTTTCCGTCAACCAGAGCCTCCTGAAACCTCTCAAGCTGGAGATTGACCCCAACATCCAGAATATCCGTAAGGGTGAGAAGGAACAGATCCAAACCCTCAACAACAAATTCGCCTCCTTCATCGACAAG gtCCGATTCCTTGAGCAACAAAACAAGGTCTTAGAGACCAAATGGGCCATTCTGCAAGAACAGGGGAACAAAACAGTTAGAAACAACATCGAACCCCTCTTTGAGACCTACATTGGCAACCTCAGGAGACAGCTGAACAGCTTGCTGGCAGACAGGGAGAACCTGGGAGGTGAACTGAACAAGGTGCAAAGCCTTGCTGAGGACTTCAAGAACAA ATATGAAGAAGAGATCAACAAGCGCACATCTGTCGAGAACGAATTTGTGATCCTGAAGAAG GAGGTGGATGGTGCCTACATGAACAAGACTGAGCTGCAAGCCAGGCTGGACTCCCTCGTGGAGGAGATAAATTTCCTCAGAGCCCTTTATGAAGCA gaaTTGTCTCAGATGCAGACCCAGATCTCTGACACCTCTGTCATCCTGACCATGGACAACAACCGCAGCCTGAACATGGACAGCATCATTGCAGAGGTCAAAGCTCAGTACGAGGACATCGCCAACAGGAGCCGAGAGGAGGCTGAGTCCTGGTACCAGTCCAGG TACGAGGAGCTGCAGGCTACCGCAGGCAGGCACGGGGACGACCTCCGCAACACCAAGCAGGAGATCTCCGAGCTCAACCGCCACGTCCAGAGGCTGCGGTCTGAAATCGACAGTGTGAAGAAACAG TGCGCCAGTCTGCAGACAGCCATCGCGGATGCTGAGCAGCGCGGGGAGATGGCCGTCAAGGATGCCAGAGCCAAGCTGGCCGAGCTGGAGGATGCTCTGCAGAAAGCCAAGGCAGACCTGGCCCGGCAGCTGCGCGAGTACCAGGAGCTGATGAACGTCAAGCTGGCCCTGGACATCGAGATCGCGACCTACAGGAAGCTGCTGGAGGGCGAGGAGTGCAG GCTCTCTGGAGAAGGTGCTGGTGCAGTGAATATCT CTGTGACCAGAACCTCTGTAGGATCAGGATATGGAAGTGGAAACTCTCACAGCTTTGGGGGTAGCAGCGGTATTGGAGGTGGGGTCTGTGCTGGAGGAATGGGCTTCGGCTCATTCGGCTCAGGTGGACAAGGCATGGCCGGGTCATGCGTGGTTGGTGGAAGCAGTTCCAGCATGAAGTACGTCTCCAGCACCTCTTCAAGCAAGAGATGCTACTAA
- the LOC137845940 gene encoding keratin, type II cytoskeletal 5-like: MSRQSTVRIQRGRSGFSAASAIVPNTCRTSFSSRSVTRVGSCNAGSGFARVGGGFGSKSLYNVGGCKRISVAGRGGGFYGPAGFGGGAGSVYGCGGGFGMPANLGYGYGAFGGGMGGPGFPAGGIHEVSVNQSLLKPLNLEIDPSIQRIRKEEKEQIKTLNNKFASFIDKVRFLEQQNKVLETKWSLLQEQGMKTVKNNLEPLFETYINNLRMQLNSLLSDKGRLEGELVNTQYLVEDFKKKYEDEINRRTVAENEFVTLKKDVDASYMNKVELQAKVDALTEEINFLRALYEAELSQMQTQISDTSVVLTMDNNRNLDLDSIISEVKAQYEDIANRSRAEAESWYQTKYEELQATAGRHGDDLRNTKQEISELNRHVQRLRSEIDSVKKQCANLKAAIADAEERGELALKDAKAKLAELEDALQQAKADLARQLREYQELMNVKLALDIEIATYRKLLEGEECRLAGDGVPVNISVTRTTVGTGYGGGSNLSMGGGICNMGNSFSCGSGPGVSSTTFGGGSSSSVKFVSTSSTRRSYRS; encoded by the exons ATGTCTCGCCAGTCCACCGTGAGGATTCAGAGGGGAAGAAGTGGCTTCAGCGCTGCTTCAGCCATCGTCCCAAACACCTGCCGCACCAGCTTCAGTTCACGCTCCGTCACCCGGGTCGGAAGCTGCAATGCTGGCAGTGGGTTCGCTAGGGTCGGTGGTGGCTTTGGAAGCAAAAGCCTCTACAATGTTGGAGGATGCAAGAGGATCTCCGTGGCTGGAAGGGGTGGTGGCTTCTATGGACCTGCAGGTTTTGGTGGTGGCGCTGGTAGCGTGTACGGTTGTGGTGGTGGCTTTGGCATGCCAGCTAACCTTGGCTATGGATATGGTGCCTTTGGTGGTGGCATGGGTGGCCCTGGATTCCCAGCTGGGGGCATCCACGAAGTCTCCGTCAACCAGAGCCTTCTGAAACCTCTCAACCTGGAGATTGACCCCAGCATCCAGAGGATCcgaaaggaggagaaggaacaaATCAAAACCCTCAACAACAAATTTGCCTCCTTCATTGACAAG GTCCGATTCCTTGAGCAACAAAACAAAGTGCTGGAAACCAAGTGGAGCCTGCTTCAGGAGCAGGGGAtgaaaacagttaaaaacaacTTGGAGCCGCTGTTTGAGACTTACATCAACAACCTCAGGATGCAGCTGAACAGTTTGCTGAGTGACAAGGGAAGGCTGGAGGGAGAGCTCGTCAACACTCAGTACCTGGTTGAGGACTTCAAGAAGAA GTATGAAGATGAAATCAACAGGCGTACAGTTGCAGAGAATGAATTTGTGACACTTAAGAAG GATGTAGATGCTTCCTATATGAACAAGGTTGAACTACAAGCCAAGGTAGATGCGCTgactgaagaaattaatttcctgaGAGCCCTCTACGAAGCA GAGCTGTCTCAGATGCAGACCCAGATCTCTGACACCTCCGTCGTTCTCACCATGGACAACAACCGAAACCTGGACCTGGACAGCATCATCTCGGAGGTCAAAGCTCAGTACGAGGACATTGCCAACAGGAGCCGGGCTGAAGCGGAGTCCTGGTACCAAACCAAG TACGAGGAGCTGCAGGCTACCGCAGGCAGGCACGGGGACGACCTCCGCAACACCAAGCAGGAGATCTCTGAGCTCAACCGCCACGTCCAGAGGCTGCGGTCTGAAATCGACAGCGTGAAGAAACAg TGTGCAAACCTGAAAGCAGCCATCGCAGATGCTGAGGAGCGCGGGGAGCTGGCCCTCAAGGATGCCAAAGCCAAGCTGGCCGAGCTGGAGGATGCTCTGCAACAGGCCAAGGCAGACCTGGCCCGGCAGCTGCGCGAGTACCAGGAGCTGATGAACGTCAAGCTGGCCCTGGACATCGAGATCGCGACCTACAGGAAGCTGCTGGAGGGCGAGGAGTGCAG GCTGGCTGGAGATGGCGTCCCAGTGAATATCT CCGTGACCAGAACAACTGTGGGAACAGGGTACGGAGGAGGAAGCAACCTCAGCATGGGAGGGGGAATCTGTAACATGGGGAACAGCTTCAGCTGCGGGAGCGGTCCTGGGGTGAGCAGCACCACCTTcggaggtggcagcagctccagcgtGAAGTTTGTCTCGACCTCCTCCACCAGAAGAAGTTACAGAAGCTAA